In the Periophthalmus magnuspinnatus isolate fPerMag1 chromosome 4, fPerMag1.2.pri, whole genome shotgun sequence genome, one interval contains:
- the slc35a3a gene encoding solute carrier family 35 member A3a, with amino-acid sequence MASSRLKYMSLGVLVFQTTSLVLTMRYSRTLQSEGPRYLASSAVVVAELLKILTCVLLVFKEHSYSMRALNSILRQEIAHKPIETLKLAIPSGIYTLQNNLLYVALSNLDAATYQVTYQLKILTTALFSVSMLGRRLGVYQWLSLLILMTGVALVQWPSESTSAAEKEALSAGSQVVGVTAVLVACCSSGFAGVYFEKILKESKQSVWVRNIQLGMFGLVFGLFGMLLYDGERVRESGMFQGYNTLTWTVVALQALGGLVIAAVIKYADNILKGFATSLSIILSTLISYFWLQDFEPTGVFFLGAILVIVATFLYGYEAKPTPNPSRA; translated from the exons ATGGCGTCTTCCCGGCTGAAGTACATGTCTTTGGGGGTGCTGGTGTTCCAGACCACGTCCCTGGTGCTCACCATGCGCTACTCCCGGACGCTGCAGTCTGAGGGCCCGCGGTATCTGGCCTCCTCCGCCGTGGTTGTGGCGGAGCTTTTGAAGATCCTTACTTGTGTTCTTCTCGTCTTCAAGGAACACA GTTATAGCATGCGAGCCCTGAACAGTATTCTCCGTCAGGAAATTGCACACAAACCTATTGAGACTCTGAAGCTTGCTATCCCCTCTGGCATCTACACTCTCCAGAACAACTTACTGTATGTGGCCTTGTCCAACCTGGATGCAGCCACTTACCAG GTGACATATCAGCTGAAAATCCTGACCACTGCTCTGTTTTCCGTGTCCATGCTGGGTCGTAGGTTAGGGGTCTACCAATGGCTGTCGCTCCTCATTCTCATGACTGGAGTGGCCCTTGTGCAG TGGCCCTCTGAGTCTACGTCAGCTGCAGAAAAGGAGGCACTGTCGGCTGGATCGCAGGTTGTTGGAGTGACGGCTGTTCTGGTTGCGTGTTGCTCCAGTGGCTTTGCAGGAGTTTACTTTGAGAAGATCCTGAAGGAGAGCAAGCAGAGTGTCTGGGTCCGCAACATCCAGTTAG GGATGTTTGGGCTCGTATTTGGCCTTTTTGGCATGCTGCTTTATGAcggggagagggtcagagagtcCGGGATGTTCCAGGGTTACAACACACTCACATGGACAGTTGTGGCGCTGCAG GCACTGGGGGGTCTGGTCATAGCGGCAGTTATAAAGTACGCAGACAACATCCTCAAGGGCTTCGCTACATCCCTCTCCATCATCCTGTCAACTCTCATATCCTACTTCTGGCTTCAGGACTTTGAACCAACAGG GGTGTTCTTCCTGGGAGCGATTTTAGTCATTGTGGCTACTTTTCTGTATGGGTATGAAGCTAAGCCGACCCCCAATCCGAGCAGGGCATAG